A segment of the Alistipes communis genome:
TGGTCAGGTCGGCGCGCAGCTTGCCGTTCTTGTCGGCCAGCAGCGTCCACAGGTCGATGTAGACGATCCCCTTCTCGGCGCACAGCGCTTGCAGGCCCTTGTTCACGGCCACGATGTCGGCGTCGTGACGGCCGTGTTTGGCAGCGTATTTCTTGAACGAGTCGTTGACCGGAAAGACGCTCTGCACATAGAGTTTCGTGCGGGGCGATTCGCTCTGGAAGCGCTCCACGATCTTGCGGACGTTGGCGACGACCTCCGCCGCCGGAGTACCGGCCGCCAGGTCGTTGGTGCCGATCAGCAGGAAGAGTTTGCGGGGCTGCCCGCCGACGATCGGATCGAGCCGGTCGAGCATCCAGCTCGAACGGTCGCCGCTGATGCCGCGGTTCTTGACGCGGGGATTGGCCAGCAGTTCGTTCCACTCGCCGCCGTCGGTGATGCTGTTGCCCAGGAATACGATGTCCTTGGAGGTCACGGGCAGTTTCTCGAAGAGCGAACGGCGCTGGAAATTGTACTCGCTTTGCGCGAAGACGGCGGCTGCGGCGAGGAGCAGCAGGGCGGTCAGAATCGGTTTTTTCATTTCGGTGAATCGTTTTTATTTGTTTCGAATATCGGTTTTCGGCGGTCGGCATCGCCTGCGGACGGAGCGGCTCCGCCGGCGGGAACGATGCGGGCCGGACTCCGGCGGCGGTCGCTTCTGCCGGAATGCGGCCTGCCTGCCTTGAAGTTCGGTAATACAAAGATACGAAAAGTCGAGTGCAGAAGCAAGCGTTAGCTTGATTATGCCGAGACGGAGTATCTAAGACGCAGTCAAAGATAGGATTTTTTCCGAAAAATCGGTTGAAAATTTTGTGCTTAACAAAATCCTGTCTATATTTGCACTCCGAAACCGTGTGTTTCGCGAACATGCGCCAAGGGTTCGATGCCGAACGCCGCGGCCTGTTTTAAAAAGCCCAGGTGGTGAAATTGGTAGACACGCTACTTTGAGGGGGTAGTGAACGTTTAGTTCGTGCAAGTTCGAGTCTTGTCCTGGGCACACCGAAGACCGCAAGCAACAGAATTGCTTGCGGTCTTCGCGTTGTGAGATTTTCGACCGCGTTTCTTGCGGCGGCGTTCAGAGTTTGTTCGTCAGGTCCTTGACCAGCGTACCGTCGAAGAGGTGCAGTACCCGGTGGGCGTAGGTCGAATCGTGCTGCGAGTGGGTGACCATGATGATCGTCGTCCCTTCGCGGTTCAGTTCCGAAAGAAGTTCCATTACCTCCTGTCCGTTTTTCGAATCGAGGTTTCCGGTCGGCTCGTCGGCCAGTATGAGCTGCGGGTTGGCGATGACGGCGCGTGCGATGGCTACGCGCTGCTGCTGACCGCCGGAGAGTTGCTGCGGGAAGTGTTTGGCGCGGTGCGAGATGTTCATGCGGTTCAGAATTTCGGTCACGCGGCGTCTGCGCTCCGAAGCCTTCACGCGCAGATAGATGAGCGGCAGCTCGACATTCTCGAAGACGTTGAGTTCGTCGATGAGGTTGAACGACTGGAATACGAAGCCGATATTGCCCTTGCGGAACAGCGTGCGATCCTTTTCACGGAAAGCGGAGACCTCCTGCCCGAGCAGGGTGTAGCTGCCGGATGTGGGATTGTCGAGCAGGCCGAGGATGTTCAGGAGCGTCGATTTGCCGCATCCCGAAGGCCCCATGACGGCGACGAACTCGCCTTTTTCGATTGCGAACGATACGTTGTCGAGCGCAATGGTTTCGATTTCGTCCGTCCGGAAGACTTTCCGAAGATTTTCGATTTTCAACATGACGGAATGATTTGATTGGTT
Coding sequences within it:
- a CDS encoding SGNH/GDSL hydrolase family protein, with protein sequence MKKPILTALLLLAAAAVFAQSEYNFQRRSLFEKLPVTSKDIVFLGNSITDGGEWNELLANPRVKNRGISGDRSSWMLDRLDPIVGGQPRKLFLLIGTNDLAAGTPAAEVVANVRKIVERFQSESPRTKLYVQSVFPVNDSFKKYAAKHGRHDADIVAVNKGLQALCAEKGIVYIDLWTLLADKNGKLRADLTNDGLHLMGEGYIVWRDAVLPYVK
- a CDS encoding ABC transporter ATP-binding protein, translating into MLKIENLRKVFRTDEIETIALDNVSFAIEKGEFVAVMGPSGCGKSTLLNILGLLDNPTSGSYTLLGQEVSAFREKDRTLFRKGNIGFVFQSFNLIDELNVFENVELPLIYLRVKASERRRRVTEILNRMNISHRAKHFPQQLSGGQQQRVAIARAVIANPQLILADEPTGNLDSKNGQEVMELLSELNREGTTIIMVTHSQHDSTYAHRVLHLFDGTLVKDLTNKL